Proteins encoded within one genomic window of Humulus lupulus chromosome 1, drHumLupu1.1, whole genome shotgun sequence:
- the LOC133830091 gene encoding uncharacterized protein LOC133830091, which produces MPQPDESQNYEDGGDYEEGYYEENEGGYHDHEAEDPAIPEEEVDPNQEDPKVIKLRQHVLDQEARIAEQKEATRQMQESLLPLQAFIVAQGLAANPSVVLPPGTRPSAPPVRANVPENTRLIPPPRQDPEVDPSNPAQGKGKAKWANPVGKANPQRKTPPVLKTRANLGSLPRK; this is translated from the coding sequence ATGCCCCAGCCTGATGAGTCCCAGAACTATGAAGACGGTGGAGATTACGAGGAAGGTTACTACGAGGAAAATGAAGGGGGATACCATGATCACGAAGCTGAGGATCCTGCGATCCCAGAAGAAGAAGTAGACCCCAACCAGGAGGACCCGAAGGTGATTAAACTGAGACAACATGTCCTTGATCAAGAGGCCAGGATAGCTGAACAGAAAGAAGCCACTCgccagatgcaagaatccctcctgCCCCTGCAAGCTTTCATTGTTGCCCAAGGGTTGGCAGCCAACCCTTCAGTTGTTCTTCCTCCAGGAACACGTCCATCTGCCCCGCCAGTTAGGGCCAACGTGCCCGAAAACACGAGGTTGATCCCTCCTCCGAGACAAGATCCCGAAGTTGACCCATCTAACCCAGCTCAAGGAAAAGGGAAAGCCAAATGGGCTAACCCTGTgggaaaagcaaacccccagAGGAAAACTCCTCCCGTTCTGAAAACCAGGGCCAACCTAGGGTCACTCCCTAGGAAATAG